The DNA sequence ATCCGCTTGCCATTAGTGGatcaaaggaaaaaaaaaaagaaacgctTCGCATGAGAAGACCTCCTCCTATATGAAGGCGGCACCATGAgcaggggaaaggagaaggggagcaTGGGAAATGAAGAAGCCCACTGCAATAGTACATATGAAAAGGACTGCTCGAAACCATATGAGGTAGCGACCAAGATGCAATCAGAATGCCAACGTACCACTCACGTAACCATAATAGTGACAAGAGAACTAGCCCAGTACTTAGAGGACTAGTACTAGTCGGTATGCGCCGAACCCGCAAACGTCAGCCCCTCCAggattttttctttttgtacGCGATCAAATATAATGAGTGAAGTAATTGAGGCAAATAAAATGGTGTGAGGAATACACCCTGATAATCATAGCCCCGCACCCAGAGAACACGTCGTCTTCCTTACGACAACAGCAATTGAGTCACTTTCAGCTCTTGGTACAGCTGCCAAGATGAGGTAAAGAAAACAAAATTATTCCCTTTTCGAGCTTGCTTGTGAGTAATTCGCACcaaaacgaagaggaggaaaggcaaGTCACTCTGCCccacgaagaagagaaaccCTGGTAATGAGGTAACGGAAAAATTGTCCGAAAGAAGGTGTTGGTGTTAACCACTATAAAGGTGAAACAAAACACCAGGTGACTCCACGATCGTGGAAACTACACCGTGTAAGAAAAGGAAAGTCTTGAAAGAGTAATGCGAAGACAATCACGAGTAAACTATGATAGCAAGAGAAAAGTGGTCGAACTTGGTCATGGGTTTGTAGATAGTAGTGATGAAGCAGTGTGACGGTAGTTTTAGAGGTGCTCGCTAGATGAATAAAAGCTCCCAGCAACGTAGAGAAGTATAGAACTTCAGAGAAATCGGGGGAGACACTGTTGTGGGTATCAAGCGCGTACACCACAACACTCTTGACATCATGAAAGCAAAGGGTCGGGAAAGATCAGCACAGCTttctgaaaaaaaaaaagaaaaacacgaTAACGAGAAGCAAGGAAAACGCAAAGGGGGAAAATGTAAACTACAAAGAGTCACCAACCATGTCTTTCCTTCGAGAGGTGTCGAAAAACTCTACAACTTCATAAGTgtggaaaaagaggaaatCCTCCTTCTTGACGTTCATAGATGGAATAATAAGACAGTTTTAGCTGTCCCTTCAGTGCTCTTGCGTAACTAGTACTTACTCCATCTTCTTAGTAATCTGGAAGACGACGGTATGAAAGCACAAAAAACAAAATAGAGCAATAAAGAAAAAGGGTACAAACACTAAGACCGTGTCTCGCTATTGATCGATGACTGACTGCTATTGAACGCATAATTATCCAACTCAACCAGCAACGGCGTCATCCGTTCCGAGGTCGAGAGCGGTGTCCCCGTCACCTTTGTATCTTGAAGTGTGCGCAAGAGAGACTCGTCAGCCTCTACCTGAGGAATTCCAGATTGACGCACGTAATCCCGAACGGTGTTTCTCCACAGTTCAGCTGTTGGAGATAAAACAGAAAGCGGTGATGCCAGGGTCATTGCCGGAGGTAATTCAGGAGCAGACTTGGCTTTTTCCACTGCACTAACAACATGTTCGGCTTCCTCATCTAGCTCTAGTGCCACCTGCTGTGCGTTATGCAGATCAATTGGCTTTGTTGCAGGAGGCACTCGACGATCTTGCGGGTGAATACCCTTGCAATGCTCATCTGTGCAGTTCAAGTTTTGACAAGAGTACATGTTGGAGCGAAATGCCTGCTCCAGGCGTCCGTCAGTGTAAAGTGTCTTGAAAAACGGAATCCAATTGTTGTGGCACCGCACCGTGACCTTGTTACCGTACCGAGCAAAGAAAATCGAGTCCTTCACCCGCTTGACTACTTCTGCGCGAGGTCTCTCCTCAGCCATCATAATCTCAGCTAGCTTCTGAAGAAAGTTGATGCGGTGGCGCACAGGTCCGGCCTCGTGCAAGTGAAGTTGATTGCATGAAAATTCTTGGTAGCATT is a window from the Leishmania panamensis strain MHOM/PA/94/PSC-1 chromosome 26 sequence genome containing:
- a CDS encoding hypothetical protein (TriTrypDB/GeneDB-style sysID: LpmP.26.0980); translated protein: MSHQKRPQLTLAVPETLQVLDMGLDFRSYLSRVDESGVPILGNVISYGVAKVPDIFEPTIGLLVTVLHLFSQSGSGSSAIMWLKTYDTVQKVYLEQQEDHADTDGAKYAQAARDFIASQLNLAASPDNRVITERLFAFLDYQSGIRGPQAPSQRKIPRDPKGAFCNLHLADHKCYQEFSCNQLHLHEAGPVRHRINFLQKLAEIMMAEERPRAEVVKRVKDSIFFARYGNKVTVRCHNNWIPFFKTLYTDGRLEQAFRSNMYSCQNLNCTDEHCKGIHPQDRRVPPATKPIDLHNAQQVALELDEEAEHVVSAVEKAKSAPELPPAMTLASPLSVLSPTAELWRNTVRDYVRQSGIPQVEADESLLRTLQDTKVTGTPLSTSERMTPLLVELDNYAFNSSQSSINSETRS